ATTCTCACGTACACTCACTGACAAACCGTCTTCCCTGCACCATAAACCCACCACGGCAGAAATTTCCTCGTTACAGCCCACAGACAGGCCCTATGAGGACCCTAAAACATAGATGCAAATGTAACCCAGTAATAAGGCTTGGCAAGTCAGCCGTTTAAATTGGTGGTCTTAAAATTCAAGCATTGCATAGTTGTATAggcaagatttattttccatgggAGGACGCAGGAGGAGAGCAAAGTACTCAGGTTGTGCCAGGGCAGTGGCCATCTCACTTCTATTTACACAGCTGAACTCAGTTGAGATTTGCAGATGCAGGACCCTAAAAACATACCACGCCACTGACTTAAGAGGTGCTCGTTATGCCTTAGAGGACATCCAGAATTGATCTAAGTTACCAAGATCTCATCGTAACACATatgtaaggagaaaaataggagttttataattaaaatatatgcacacacacacaaagagaaaCCTGAGTTACTACACTGTAAGCTGCTCACATCACAGCTGTCACGCTACAAAGAGCTAGTTTGGATCCGTCCTTAGAAGTGACCAAAAGCAAGTGTGTGAATTCCCCAAATGGCACTCCAGCCCATCAGTGCTCTGTGATTCACAAGAAGGCCTGAAGAGCTACCAGCTGTACCATCTTTCAGGCAACTGTCATTGAAAAAACAcactattttttaaagaacGAGCATCTTGCTATCATTTCTAACATCACCCTTATATTACAGCTGACTTAACAACATCCTCCTCTAGCCTTCCAGCCCATTACTCCATTACTCCTTCCTCCAACCTCCCATACATCTTCacttttgttcttcttcttctctttttttttttcttttttctttttttttttttttttgcagacagCTCCACACAAACCCTTCTAATTGAGTCAAGGTAGAGTGTGGCAGTATGCAAAGGAGTCTCTCATAAATGAAATAGTGGAAAGCAAGAACAGCATCATTAATACCTACAAAATTGCAACTGCAGAGGATAAAACCCGAGGTTAATGACAGAACATAATCACTCTTACTCTTTACAGGTGCACAAACAAAATTCACTTGCAAGCGCTCTAAATTTGTGAATCTactaaaaagaatgaaaaatgcataCATGGAAATTAATCATGATTGATGACATTAATCAGGACTCCTGGAAAGAGCATCATCTTGCAGTGTGATCTGAGAAAAAgatcatttgtttgttttgcagatcTTGTGCAAAAAAAGTTTCATGTAGCAGTTTCAGATGCCCAGAAACAGCACTTGCTCAGAAATTGTGCCGACGTGCCAAAATACGGAGCTCTGCACGGTTtcataaaaagcaataaaaagcacAGCTCTTCGTCCACAGAACAGTCTGAAGTGAAATCTCTACCTTCTCAGAACAaactaagaaaaacaatgttctgCAGCTACAACTAAGCCCACACAACACAGGTAGGGACCGCATCAAGCCATGGTAACAAGAAGAGCTACAGCCACCAGCATACTCCCTCTTTTTCCAGTTGACCTACTTACTctggaaacaaaaaagcctCAATACTTGCAGTGTAGCTGCTATGCTAATCTGAACATTCTTCCTTGTAGTTTCTGGTCTTCACATCAGGTACTCTAATACTTGCCTGAACCACTTCTGAAGAAAGTCGTGTTGATTCTGTCCCATTACATTTTTGAAAGGGTAGTTAGAGGCCTCACAGAGAAAGAACTTAAGAACTGAGGAATGGTGCAACATGACCAGCACAAACACATCACCCCTTCCTCTCAAACATGGATCTCCAAAGGTCTGATAGAAATGCTTCTAGACATCACCATGCAAAACTTACTGTTCCACCAGAAATATGataatacttttaattaaatttcattattcTCTTAGCCTAAAATATCTTCCTAGGTCCTCCTTCACCTCAACAAAGCACTCCAGCTCttgaagcaatttttttccatgcaagtATTTATAATAGTTACAGCTCCCAGTACTGCATCTGATTAATTCTCTGCATGTAGTGTATTTCATGTCCAACAAGCCCCTTAACTGttttaaacaaatggaaaagaccTCAGCAAACCACACACATTAGGACACGCATTTTGAAAAACCCATCTGTCAGACTGTCAAACATATCAGCAATGTCTTTGTATAGAGCAAGAAAGCTTTTCCTAAACCTTTTATTAAAACTGCTGGTAAATAACGGAGGATTggaaaaacaagcttttatGGGCCCTCTATACACTTGCTTGTACTACCAGCCATCATTGCAGAGACAAAACCAAAGAAGTTGAACAATGCTATCGAAGTCTAATCGATGTCTACCAGtacctggaggaaaaaaaagaaaaaaaaaaaacagactccAACGATaatctgttgcttttctgtgagAGTAATTTTGTCTTAAGACAACAATAATGCCTTAATGCCTTGCCTTAAGACTTAAGATAAAAGTACTGAAAACCGAGTGTTGCGTTCTGAGTATGCTGACACTTAGTATACCTGCTCATGCTTTTTGCTCTGAAGAGACGGCTATTTTTCCAGCATTCACTTCTGAGAAACGAAGACCACCTTAAAAGTAGTTAAACCAATATAATTAATTGGCCCTGCACGCCTAACAGATTCAAGGAAAGAcaaattcaaggaaaaacatCGTTTGAAAACAGCATcaactatatttattttataaaaaatggcattttagcACAAAATTTTACTATTCAACAGATCCATGGAAGTCCTGCAACTGGCCCAACAGCTGTGGCCATTTTACACAACAGTCTTATCTTTTCTTCATAGAACAGCAAACATGCTGGCTGATCAAAGTATCGTCATgataaaaaaatcaatccaaAGAAGTCCTTTAAAGAGTGCCTAATTATTTCTTAGCATAAGTGATTTTCATGGCATGAGACGGAGTGATCTTGAATCCTTGGAGGGCATCTCGAGCAGCTCCTGCTtgacattcattttcaaactcCACAAATGCAATGTCATGGCGCCCAGGCACTAATCGTACTTCTTTAAATCCAGGGaacctttaaaagaaattgaaagagtCAGATATTATTTCCTGGTTTGGTAATTTATATCTCTTCAGTAGCCGTAGGACCTTATCATACGCATCTACTAGTATAACAATTACTACTAATAAAAGATTCAACTGAAGAATTTTTTGTATGTCCAGTCCCCATAACTATGGACCTAAGGATCATTCTGTGGAAGTAATTCAATCAGTCTTGCACACATGCAGAGGCAACTAAAGCCAGTTTTGAAACCGTTCCTGATATTGTAAAGTCTTTCATATTGATCACTAACTCAAATCCAGTGCAGACTGATAATAGGTAACTTACACAATCAAAAGcaactcaaaagaaaaaagaaaattgcactTGGTTTCTGCACCAAGACATCAGACCTGACATCTGTAATCTTGGCAGtaacacagaaaactgaaatactttCAAAACCTCTTATTTCTAAAAAATCAACTTGCCAACTGAGACAGCATAAAGGTAACAGAGGGattcaaagaactgaaaacttACTGATTGAATAACATGGACAGCATCATCTCGTTCGTTTCCTCGGGTAGGTTATTAAGGAAAAGGATATAGTTCGGTGGGTTATCAGGCACCTGCAACAGAAGAACAATGCTCAGCAGATTATCCGCAGCTGTCCACTCCTCTGCAATCTATCTGCATTATTATTTGAACTAAGACTCGTGCATTCTCAGTTTTTACTCAGAATACTGCTAGTTGGGCTTTAGGATACCTTCATGCAATATGCAGGCAAATCcccatttgttttttcaaactGTCTATCTCACAGTGATAAAAATGTAGAGGGTCTCTtgcttccacaaaaaaaaaaatataaaaaaatcacattaatatattttcttagaCACCTTATCTAAACTTGACAGCTCAACAGTTGATGCTGCAGTACTCCACCAAAGCAGGTGCCTGACGACTACCCGTAGGCCATTTTAGATTATTCAGGCCATCCAAGATACCTGTGGGGGAAGTGATGAACTCAAGCCCTCCACAGCTCCCTCTCTGGTAGAGCAGGTCGAGGCCACAATAAATATTCTGTTCATCTACAGTAGAACTGAACTACTGAGTTGCTTTGAGCAACTGAAAACCACACAAAACACTGGTTTTACTAGAGAGTGTTCTATTAAAACATATTGATTAGAAACCCTGTTAGCTTTTAAGCTTCAGAATCTTTAACGGTTTTGGTCACAAAAACAAGCGTTACCTGCTGATTCTGTGGTGAAGTCCCAGGGGCACTGGCTGAATTTTGTGTGGCTCCCTAGTAAATAAGtacaaaatagtttttaaaagatatttggttagaaatatataaacacacatcACCATGTTTCTGTAAAACTCGAGCAGTATGTTAAGGTTGGtgtgtttgtttaatattttgattGATTAAACCATAATCCAAGGAACATTCGTTGTTTATGAAATACCTGCtgtaggaaaacaacaacatgtGCATTTCACTGAACCCCAAAACCagacaacaaaagaaaaaaacatctaacTAATAGCTATGTCAGCAGAATCACTACTTCTCCACATCATAAAATTCAGTTCTATAAGACAGGAAGTTGTGCTGAAAATGAAGGCCTAGACAGGACACATctagtagaaaaataaaaccagatgtTCCACTGATGACAGCAGTTTACAAAGGATAGCTTAAAGCTATTACCATTATCAACAGAGGCAACTAATTCTTCCTAAAAGGTTTGTATATAACCATTGATTTTGAATAAATTGTGAGAAAATTTAATGTTCTACttggaaaaagttgttttctatGATCGCTCTGATCTCTCCTTAATTGTGTCTTAGCAGGAACAGTAGTGGGGTAACAGAATATTCAAACCCTGCACCTTGGTGTTTTCTACTAAACTTGCGGATATAAGTGACTAAACGTTATTAGTTTATGCCAGGACAACCCTTAGTGGAGATATATTCCAAGCCAACTCCTTCCCATCTAACTGTAAATGGGTAATCTTATTCCCTTTTACCCCTTTGCCATTCTTCAGTGTCTGTAGTGCAAATAAGCGTTTAAACATTGAAGGGAAGAGCTGGTTGAGCATTTGAAGATAATACTAAAGCCAACATTAAAGCCACCTCTCgttagttgtttttaaaaataaaaaatgtttgtttctactTTGGTTTATTGTACCTTTGCCCTTTATCTTTTTCATCCAAGAAcaggaatgagaaagaaattataaaaaagcagcaaggacTAAGTAATCGCTCTCTCTCCTGTGTTCTAGTGAGTGATAGAGAGCAGTAGGTATCAACAGACAACAATTCAAAGAACTGAGAAATACTAAAAGACAATAATTagtcttcagaagaaaaacctgAATAGCCTGCTCCcccttgttttttaaaacaagaacagctTACCTGGATAACCTTTTTATTTGCTGCGTTTGCTGACTGCTCCAGAGATTTGgccttcttcttttccttccttttttctttatcagcaAAAGTGCCACGCATTTTAGAGATAATGTCAGAGTCTGTTTTTGCATACTGAATAcgctttttaaaagaaaaaatacattgttgtTTATTATACCAAAAATCTTGTAGCAACTTTGTTGACAGTGTTCTACTTGCGCA
The nucleotide sequence above comes from Aythya fuligula isolate bAytFul2 chromosome 3, bAytFul2.pri, whole genome shotgun sequence. Encoded proteins:
- the SNRPB2 gene encoding U2 small nuclear ribonucleoprotein B'' isoform X1, with the translated sequence MDIRPNHTIYINNINDKIKKEELKRSLYALFSQFGHVVDIVALKTMKMRGQAFVIFKELGSSTNALRQLQGFPFYGKPMRIQYAKTDSDIISKMRGTFADKEKRKEKKKAKSLEQSANAANKKVIQGATQNSASAPGTSPQNQQVPDNPPNYILFLNNLPEETNEMMLSMLFNQFPGFKEVRLVPGRHDIAFVEFENECQAGAARDALQGFKITPSHAMKITYAKK
- the SNRPB2 gene encoding U2 small nuclear ribonucleoprotein B'' isoform X2, with protein sequence MKMRGQAFVIFKELGSSTNALRQLQGFPFYGKPMRIQYAKTDSDIISKMRGTFADKEKRKEKKKAKSLEQSANAANKKVIQGATQNSASAPGTSPQNQQVPDNPPNYILFLNNLPEETNEMMLSMLFNQFPGFKEVRLVPGRHDIAFVEFENECQAGAARDALQGFKITPSHAMKITYAKK